In one Nocardioides sp. NBC_00368 genomic region, the following are encoded:
- a CDS encoding Coagulation factor 5/8 type domain-containing protein, whose translation MRIRRTSLLAVIALAVTVAMVGPPASGDDVERRLPSPESEVNVTSEPFTGTAPDGTVRGLIDAHSHMFMQDGIGGAAVCGKAWSANGIADALKDCPSHGIAGETALLENLTRSGSPLGFHDTTGWPSFKDWPAYDSLTHQQMYYRWVERAWRAGQRILVVQLTSNKALCAINPGTHQSCDEMTAVRKQAKDAYDTQAFIDAQYGGEGRGWYRIVTDAGQAREVIEDGKLAVVLGVETSEPFGCSQKLRLPSCTRANIDAGLDELKSLGVSSMFLCHKFDNALCGVRYDKGTTGLLINAGQFLTTGTFWTPKACDPGQPHDNNPRLVDRPAEFAWLPQPPIYPSGTVCNPYGLSALGEYALRGLIKRGMMVEVDHMSAKAADRTLDILEETDYPGALASHSWMDERYLDRLYALGGFSTIYGHSTDQFLAEYARTAPVRDRYGAGIGFGFDMNGFGGTPGPAKTRVGYPFQSILGDSVVDRQVTGQRIWDYNTDGVAHYGMVPDYLEDLRLTGGQDVIDDIVRGSESYLRTWAGARSAAH comes from the coding sequence ATGCGCATCAGACGTACGTCCCTGCTTGCTGTGATCGCCCTCGCGGTGACGGTCGCGATGGTGGGTCCGCCCGCCTCCGGTGACGATGTGGAGCGGCGGCTTCCCTCGCCGGAGTCCGAGGTCAACGTGACCAGCGAGCCATTCACAGGCACCGCTCCGGACGGCACCGTGCGCGGGCTGATCGACGCCCACAGCCACATGTTCATGCAGGACGGGATCGGCGGCGCGGCGGTCTGCGGGAAGGCGTGGTCGGCGAACGGGATCGCGGACGCGCTCAAGGACTGCCCCTCCCATGGCATCGCGGGTGAGACCGCGCTGCTGGAGAACCTGACCCGCTCGGGCAGCCCGCTCGGATTCCACGACACCACCGGCTGGCCGTCGTTCAAGGACTGGCCGGCCTACGACTCGCTGACCCACCAGCAGATGTACTACCGCTGGGTCGAGCGTGCCTGGCGCGCCGGCCAGCGCATCCTCGTGGTGCAGCTGACCAGCAACAAGGCGCTGTGCGCAATCAACCCGGGCACCCACCAGTCCTGCGACGAGATGACCGCGGTGCGGAAGCAGGCCAAGGACGCGTACGACACCCAGGCCTTCATCGACGCGCAGTACGGCGGCGAGGGCCGCGGCTGGTACCGGATCGTCACCGACGCCGGCCAGGCCCGCGAGGTGATCGAGGACGGCAAGCTCGCCGTCGTGCTCGGCGTGGAGACCTCCGAACCGTTCGGCTGCTCCCAGAAGCTGCGGCTGCCCTCGTGCACGCGGGCCAACATCGACGCCGGGCTCGACGAGCTGAAGTCGCTCGGGGTGTCGTCGATGTTCCTGTGCCACAAGTTCGACAACGCGCTGTGCGGGGTCCGCTACGACAAGGGCACCACCGGGCTGCTGATCAACGCCGGCCAGTTCCTCACCACCGGGACGTTCTGGACGCCGAAGGCCTGCGATCCCGGCCAGCCCCACGACAACAATCCGCGCCTCGTCGACCGGCCGGCCGAGTTCGCCTGGCTGCCGCAGCCGCCGATCTATCCGTCAGGCACGGTGTGCAACCCCTACGGCCTCTCCGCCCTGGGTGAGTACGCCCTCCGCGGACTGATCAAGCGCGGCATGATGGTCGAGGTCGACCACATGAGCGCCAAGGCAGCCGACCGCACCCTCGACATCCTCGAGGAGACCGACTACCCCGGCGCTCTCGCCAGCCACTCCTGGATGGACGAGCGTTACCTCGACCGGCTCTACGCCCTCGGTGGTTTCTCGACGATCTACGGCCACAGCACCGACCAGTTCCTGGCGGAGTACGCCCGCACCGCTCCCGTCCGTGACCGCTACGGCGCGGGCATCGGGTTCGGCTTCGACATGAACGGCTTCGGCGGCACGCCGGGGCCGGCGAAGACGCGGGTGGGCTACCCGTTCCAGAGCATCCTCGGTGACTCCGTGGTCGACCGCCAGGTCACCGGCCAGCGGATCTGGGACTACAACACCGACGGCGTCGCGCACTACGGGATGGTCCCCGACTACCTCGAGGACCTCCGCCTCACCGGCGGCCAGGACGTGATCGACGACATCGTCCGCGGGTCGGAGTCCTACCTGCGTACGTGGGCGGGGGCACGCTCAGCAGCACACTGA
- a CDS encoding TetR/AcrR family transcriptional regulator: MDGRAVRWKRHNDDRRKRIVDAAIGLIETEGVNVSLQAIGQAAGLSRSVVYRHFADRRELDLAIQADILAGLWAKLFPAMELTGSIRQIISRTVGAYVNWALEHPLLHQVADVDTAPNGTGPLQQGLDRVAERIKELMLAAFELGGVEISEIDKKAVDPLIYGLIGMVFGAVRRWVHVGEGIPDAEHLTSVVTEAVLAMIDTRATAYGLSIDHDQPLEDLFG; this comes from the coding sequence ATGGATGGCAGGGCAGTTCGCTGGAAGCGTCACAACGATGACCGACGAAAGCGCATCGTCGACGCCGCGATCGGTCTGATCGAGACCGAGGGCGTCAACGTCAGCCTGCAGGCGATCGGCCAGGCCGCCGGGCTCTCCCGGTCCGTGGTCTACCGTCATTTCGCCGACCGTCGCGAGCTCGACCTCGCCATCCAGGCCGACATCCTCGCCGGTCTGTGGGCCAAGCTGTTCCCGGCGATGGAGCTGACCGGATCGATCCGGCAGATCATCTCCCGTACGGTCGGCGCCTACGTCAACTGGGCGCTCGAGCACCCACTCCTGCACCAGGTCGCCGACGTCGACACCGCGCCGAACGGCACCGGGCCGCTGCAGCAGGGCCTCGACCGGGTCGCGGAGCGGATCAAGGAGCTGATGCTGGCGGCGTTCGAGCTGGGCGGCGTGGAGATCTCCGAGATCGACAAGAAGGCCGTGGACCCGCTGATCTACGGCCTGATCGGGATGGTCTTCGGTGCCGTACGCCGCTGGGTCCATGTCGGCGAGGGCATTCCCGACGCCGAGCATCTGACCTCGGTCGTCACCGAGGCCGTCCTGGCGATGATCGACACCCGCGCAACGGCGTACGGGCTCTCGATCGACCACGACCAGCCGCTCGAGGACCTCTTCGGCTGA
- a CDS encoding GNAT family N-acetyltransferase, translating into MSHSTDPDAIRLAPMTLEQAEDITGWRYQAPYDVYDMVGVSPDELVDPDAGFYSVIAGDTLIGFRSFGPDGQVPGWDYDESALDTGGGMRPELTGQGLGRVVIAAGLEFGRSRFAPAGFRVTVASFNARALRTVESLGFERVGTFRATRSNRDFQVLARVEHRRHEGPEPHV; encoded by the coding sequence GTGTCGCACTCGACCGACCCGGACGCCATCCGTCTTGCCCCGATGACGCTGGAGCAGGCCGAAGACATCACGGGCTGGCGCTACCAGGCGCCTTACGACGTGTACGACATGGTCGGCGTGAGTCCCGACGAGTTGGTCGATCCGGACGCCGGCTTCTACTCCGTCATCGCAGGCGACACCCTGATCGGCTTTCGCTCCTTCGGGCCCGATGGCCAGGTGCCGGGATGGGACTACGACGAGTCCGCACTCGACACCGGGGGCGGAATGCGCCCCGAGCTCACGGGCCAGGGACTTGGCCGGGTCGTCATCGCGGCAGGTCTCGAGTTCGGTCGGAGCCGGTTCGCGCCCGCAGGGTTCAGAGTCACCGTCGCGTCGTTCAACGCCAGAGCGCTACGAACTGTGGAATCCCTGGGCTTCGAGCGAGTCGGGACCTTCAGAGCGACCCGCAGCAACCGCGACTTCCAGGTCCTCGCCCGCGTCGAGCATCGACGACACGAGGGCCCAGAGCCGCATGTTTGA
- a CDS encoding flavin-containing monooxygenase, with product MHVDVLIIGAGVSGIGAAAQLRERLPGKTLAILEQRDASGGTWDLFRYPGIRSDSDMFTFAFKWRPWESAQALADGHQIRDYLRQTAKDYGVDKLIHYGHKVTRASWSSEDKQWTVSVETADGPSEITAEFLWNCTGYYDYANGYQPEFAGLDDYEGTFVHPQHWPEDLDYAGKKVVIIGSGATAVTLLPNLAGAGSDRAEKVTMLQRTPTYILSRPGQDAIASLLKTAPFKLLGRLPFKRLRETVRHETVRWENILLTVGTYQLARRAPGVVKKVIRDQWINGLTARGGRPGMTKDEAIAYVDKHFNPPYNPWDQRICFVPDGDMMKSIREGYAAVVTDRIKTFVPKGIELESGETLEADIVISATGLNLRLFGGLDYTVDGEPVSLPDQMAYKGLMITGMPNFAYTIGYTNASWTLKADLVTDYVIRLLDFMGENGYDVASVSRDPSVEERPFMDLASGYIQRSLELMPKAGDRAPWTAKQNYLVDMKALGADVADGVIRFA from the coding sequence ATGCATGTCGACGTACTGATCATCGGTGCCGGCGTCTCCGGCATCGGAGCCGCCGCACAGCTCCGCGAGCGCCTCCCCGGGAAGACGCTCGCGATCCTCGAGCAGCGCGATGCCAGTGGCGGCACCTGGGACCTGTTCCGCTACCCGGGCATCCGTTCCGACTCGGACATGTTCACGTTCGCGTTCAAGTGGCGACCCTGGGAGAGCGCGCAGGCGCTGGCCGACGGGCACCAGATCCGCGACTACCTGCGCCAGACGGCGAAGGACTACGGCGTCGACAAGCTGATCCATTACGGCCACAAGGTGACCCGTGCGTCGTGGAGCAGCGAGGACAAGCAGTGGACCGTCTCCGTCGAGACCGCCGACGGTCCCTCCGAGATCACCGCCGAGTTCCTGTGGAACTGCACGGGCTACTACGACTACGCCAACGGCTACCAGCCGGAGTTCGCCGGTCTCGACGACTACGAGGGCACCTTCGTGCACCCGCAGCACTGGCCGGAGGACCTCGACTACGCCGGCAAGAAGGTCGTCATCATCGGCTCGGGCGCGACCGCGGTCACCCTGCTGCCCAACCTGGCCGGCGCCGGCAGCGACCGCGCCGAGAAGGTGACGATGCTGCAGCGCACCCCGACGTACATCCTCTCCCGCCCGGGTCAGGACGCGATCGCCTCGCTGCTGAAGACCGCGCCGTTCAAGCTGCTCGGCCGGCTTCCCTTCAAGCGCCTGCGTGAGACGGTCCGCCACGAGACGGTGCGCTGGGAGAACATCCTCCTCACCGTCGGCACCTACCAGCTGGCCCGCCGGGCGCCCGGCGTCGTCAAGAAGGTGATCCGCGACCAGTGGATCAACGGGCTCACCGCCCGCGGGGGCCGTCCCGGGATGACGAAGGACGAGGCGATCGCCTACGTCGACAAGCACTTCAACCCGCCCTACAACCCGTGGGACCAGCGCATCTGCTTCGTCCCCGACGGCGACATGATGAAGTCGATCCGTGAGGGGTACGCCGCAGTGGTGACCGACCGGATCAAGACCTTCGTGCCGAAGGGCATCGAGCTCGAGTCCGGCGAGACGCTCGAGGCCGACATCGTCATCTCCGCGACCGGGCTCAACCTCCGGCTCTTCGGCGGCCTCGACTACACGGTCGACGGCGAGCCGGTCAGCCTGCCCGACCAGATGGCCTACAAGGGCCTGATGATCACCGGGATGCCCAACTTCGCCTACACGATCGGCTACACCAACGCGTCGTGGACGCTCAAGGCCGACCTGGTCACCGACTACGTGATCCGGCTGCTCGACTTCATGGGGGAGAACGGCTACGACGTCGCCTCGGTCTCGCGGGACCCGAGCGTCGAGGAGCGGCCGTTCATGGACCTGGCCTCCGGCTACATCCAGCGCTCGCTGGAGCTCATGCCGAAGGCCGGCGACCGGGCGCCGTGGACCGCGAAGCAGAACTACCTCGTGGACATGAAGGCGCTCGGGGCCGACGTCGCCGACGGAGTCATCCGGTTCGCCTGA
- the proC gene encoding pyrroline-5-carboxylate reductase: MLGLLGGLSAQVIRSDRLASMTIAIIGAGNMGGAVLAGLLEAGHSPRSVIVVEAREEQAAALREKHGIRTLPAAEAVAEADVVVLGVKPYGVVPVLESIASALREGTTVVSLAAGVPTSAMEPAVPDGVSVVRVMPNTPALVGEGMSAVAGGAKATAEAVATAADLMGAVGKVVTVPESQIDAVTAISGSGPAYVFLVAEAWIEAGVHLGLTRDDATTLVIQTLTGSAKLLESGTHPAVLREQVTSPGGTTAAALGALEKNGLRAAFLEATRAAYVRSQELS, encoded by the coding sequence TTGCTTGGGCTGCTTGGGGGCTTATCCGCGCAGGTCATCCGCTCTGACAGACTGGCGAGCATGACCATCGCGATCATCGGTGCAGGCAACATGGGCGGGGCCGTGCTGGCCGGGCTGCTCGAGGCGGGGCACTCCCCCCGGAGCGTCATCGTCGTCGAGGCGCGTGAGGAGCAGGCCGCCGCGCTCCGGGAGAAGCACGGCATCCGTACGCTGCCCGCCGCCGAGGCTGTCGCCGAGGCCGACGTCGTGGTGCTGGGCGTGAAGCCCTATGGCGTCGTGCCGGTGCTGGAGTCGATCGCGTCCGCGTTGCGAGAGGGCACCACGGTGGTCTCGTTGGCCGCCGGTGTGCCAACCTCGGCCATGGAGCCCGCCGTCCCCGACGGTGTCTCGGTCGTGCGGGTCATGCCCAACACCCCGGCGCTGGTCGGCGAGGGCATGTCTGCGGTCGCCGGCGGCGCCAAGGCGACGGCCGAAGCCGTCGCGACGGCCGCCGACCTGATGGGTGCCGTCGGCAAGGTCGTCACCGTCCCCGAGTCGCAGATCGACGCCGTCACCGCGATCAGCGGCTCCGGCCCGGCGTACGTCTTCCTCGTCGCCGAAGCCTGGATCGAGGCCGGTGTCCACCTGGGTCTGACCAGGGACGACGCCACCACGCTCGTCATCCAGACCCTGACCGGCTCCGCCAAGCTGCTCGAGAGCGGCACCCACCCCGCGGTCCTCCGTGAGCAGGTCACCTCCCCGGGCGGCACCACCGCCGCCGCCCTCGGCGCGCTCGAGAAGAACGGCCTGCGGGCGGCCTTCCTCGAGGCCACCCGCGCCGCCTACGTACGCAGCCAAGAGCTCTCCTGA
- a CDS encoding DoxX family protein, which translates to MISIARTIVRLLMGVAMMGAGVAHLTTQRHEFRAQVPSWFPIDEDLTVLGSGVVEIGLGLAFVALPARRRLVGALLAAFFVAIFPGNIAQYVEGVDAFGLDTDTKRLVRLLFQPVLVLWALFAGGWMRRSRDD; encoded by the coding sequence ATGATTTCGATCGCGCGAACCATCGTGCGTCTCCTGATGGGCGTGGCGATGATGGGCGCGGGGGTGGCGCACCTGACCACCCAGCGACACGAGTTCCGAGCGCAGGTGCCCAGCTGGTTCCCGATCGACGAGGACCTGACCGTCCTCGGTTCGGGGGTCGTCGAGATCGGTCTCGGGCTGGCTTTCGTCGCTCTTCCGGCCAGGCGGCGGCTCGTCGGAGCGCTCCTCGCCGCGTTCTTCGTGGCGATCTTTCCCGGCAACATCGCGCAGTACGTGGAAGGGGTCGACGCGTTCGGTCTCGACACGGACACCAAGAGGTTGGTGCGGTTGCTCTTCCAGCCTGTGCTCGTTCTCTGGGCCCTGTTCGCCGGGGGCTGGATGAGGCGTTCTCGAGACGACTGA
- a CDS encoding LysR family transcriptional regulator, whose translation MLDVRRLRLLAELAARGTLAEVAEALHQSPSSVSQQLGQLEREVGVPLLTKAGRRVQLTAAAEVLVEHTTEILARLEAAEAAVTSLGDETAGTVRVAVFQSVALAYMPQALADLTRRHPRLRVMLSQRAPEQALHDLALRELDLVVAEHYPDHGAPHFDGLDRQPLTTDRLRLALPPRGSGAIWDNITSLAEAGCVPWAMEPPGTASRHWIEEQCRRAGFEPEVRYETDDVEAHVALVESGNAVALLSDLMRVRHRTAVRLIELPGSPRRTVFTATRTAIADSPGIIACRAALARVVPADLTLPG comes from the coding sequence ATGCTCGACGTCCGCCGCCTCCGACTCCTCGCCGAGCTCGCCGCGCGCGGGACGCTGGCCGAGGTCGCCGAGGCCCTCCACCAGAGCCCGTCGTCGGTCTCCCAGCAGCTCGGCCAGCTCGAGCGAGAGGTCGGTGTCCCCCTTCTCACCAAGGCGGGAAGGCGGGTCCAGCTCACCGCTGCGGCCGAGGTGCTCGTCGAGCACACGACCGAGATCCTGGCCCGGCTCGAGGCGGCCGAGGCCGCGGTCACCTCGCTCGGCGACGAGACCGCCGGCACGGTGCGGGTCGCGGTCTTCCAGTCCGTCGCCCTCGCCTACATGCCACAGGCGCTCGCCGACCTGACCCGGCGCCATCCGCGGCTGCGGGTGATGCTGTCCCAGCGCGCGCCCGAGCAGGCGCTCCACGACCTCGCCCTGCGCGAGCTCGACCTGGTGGTCGCCGAGCACTACCCCGACCACGGCGCACCGCACTTCGACGGCCTCGATCGTCAGCCGCTCACCACCGACCGGCTCCGGCTCGCCCTCCCACCCCGCGGCTCCGGGGCGATCTGGGACAACATCACCTCCCTCGCCGAAGCCGGTTGCGTCCCGTGGGCGATGGAGCCGCCGGGCACGGCGTCACGCCACTGGATCGAGGAGCAGTGTCGGCGGGCGGGCTTCGAGCCCGAGGTCCGCTACGAGACCGACGACGTCGAGGCCCACGTCGCGCTGGTCGAGTCCGGCAACGCGGTCGCCCTGCTCTCCGACCTGATGCGCGTGCGCCACCGCACCGCGGTGCGGCTCATCGAGCTGCCGGGGTCGCCGCGGCGTACGGTCTTCACCGCTACCCGCACCGCCATCGCCGACTCCCCGGGCATCATCGCGTGCCGGGCCGCGCTGGCCCGCGTGGTGCCGGCGGACCTGACGCTGCCCGGCTGA
- a CDS encoding bifunctional proline dehydrogenase/L-glutamate gamma-semialdehyde dehydrogenase, with protein MTTNDALIAEVDHLVRGWLAKASTKPAAPAAQRLADVLKDPAGLDFTVGFVDRVIRPEDVRVAAASLRELAGNVPSFLPWHLKLGVKLGALMSLVAPWFVIPVARRALRQMVGHLLIDASDARLGKQIERIRERGVSLNINLLGEAVLGQKEADRRLAGIRKLLARDDVDYVSVKVSSPVAPHAVWAYDEAVEHVVERLLPLYTYAAKSSAAGTKKFINLDMEEYRDLDMTIDVFTRLLDRPELADLEAGIVLQAYLPDAMAAMMRLQEWSAARRARGGAPIKVRLVKGANLPMEHVEASLHGWPVATWSTKQDSDTNYKRVLSWALTPERMANVRLGVAGHNLFDVAYAWILAGQRQVRDSVEFEMLLGMAEGQAEAVRETVGGLLLYVPVVHPKDFDVAIAYLVRRLEEGASTENFMSAVFDLNSSEALYKREKERFVRSLAAVDDSVPPPNRTQDRREPVADAPVARPFENTPDTDPHLPGNREWGKAIIARVGSSTLGDQLVADHTVTSVEAVESVLEGAVGAQADWGRKSGAERAAVLRAAAVEVERRRAEWLEVAASECGKTLDQGDPEVSEAIDFLNYYASLAEELDLVDGARQVPVRLTLVTPPWNFPLAIPTGGVAAALAAGSAVVIKPAPQAQRCGSVLVETLWAAGVPKEVLRLVHVPENEVGRALIASPLVDRLILTGAFDTAELFRSFRSDLPMLAETSGKNSLVVTPDADLDLAVKDLVYSAFGHAGQKCSAASLGILVGSVATSRRFRDQLIDAVTSLRVGYPTDPTVQVGPVIEPASGKLLKALTTLAPGESWLVKPRQLDDTGRLWSPGVKTGVKRGSEFHLTEYFGPVLGLISASSLDEAIEIQNQVDYGLTAGIHSLDRAEISQWLSSVEAGNVYVNRGITGAIVRRQPFGGWKKSAVGAGTKAGGPNYLVGLSDWVSAPATELATPSPAVRSLVDWADRLQLDEIEMLKRGAGSDAVAWEREFGAARDVSRLTAEVNVLRYSPVPVTIRYEGGPVAHLLRVLAAGVAAGAPVTVSVAEALDDETASLVRATGVTYVVEDMAAWASILSGPYAPSRVRLLGGSREVFAEASQGRVDIALYAQPVVEAGRVELLTFLHEQAVSVTAHRFGSPTPLVDNLF; from the coding sequence ATGACCACCAATGACGCGCTCATCGCCGAGGTAGACCACCTCGTCCGCGGCTGGCTGGCGAAGGCTTCGACCAAGCCGGCCGCCCCGGCCGCACAGCGCCTCGCCGACGTACTCAAGGACCCTGCCGGGCTCGACTTCACCGTCGGGTTCGTCGACCGGGTGATCCGCCCCGAGGACGTACGCGTGGCGGCGGCCAGCCTCCGCGAGCTGGCCGGCAACGTACCTTCGTTCCTGCCCTGGCACCTGAAGCTGGGCGTGAAGCTCGGCGCGCTGATGTCGCTGGTCGCGCCCTGGTTCGTCATCCCGGTGGCGCGCCGTGCGCTGCGGCAGATGGTGGGGCACCTGCTGATCGACGCCTCCGACGCGCGGCTCGGCAAGCAGATCGAGCGGATCCGCGAGCGCGGTGTCTCGCTGAACATCAACCTCCTCGGTGAGGCCGTCCTCGGCCAGAAGGAAGCCGACCGGCGCCTGGCCGGGATCCGCAAGCTGCTCGCGCGCGATGACGTCGACTACGTCTCGGTGAAGGTCTCCTCGCCGGTCGCGCCGCACGCGGTCTGGGCCTACGACGAGGCCGTCGAGCACGTCGTCGAGCGGCTCCTCCCGCTCTACACCTACGCCGCGAAGTCCTCTGCCGCCGGGACGAAGAAGTTCATCAACCTGGACATGGAGGAGTACCGCGACCTCGACATGACCATCGACGTCTTCACGCGGCTGCTCGACCGTCCCGAGCTCGCCGACCTGGAGGCGGGCATCGTCCTGCAGGCCTACCTGCCCGACGCGATGGCGGCGATGATGCGCCTCCAGGAGTGGTCGGCCGCTCGGCGCGCGCGTGGGGGCGCGCCGATCAAGGTGCGACTGGTCAAGGGCGCCAACCTCCCGATGGAGCACGTCGAGGCGTCGCTGCACGGCTGGCCGGTCGCGACCTGGTCGACCAAGCAGGACTCCGACACCAACTACAAGCGGGTCCTGTCCTGGGCGCTGACGCCCGAGCGGATGGCCAACGTGCGCCTCGGCGTCGCCGGCCACAACCTGTTCGACGTGGCGTACGCCTGGATCCTGGCTGGTCAGCGGCAGGTTCGTGACTCGGTCGAGTTCGAGATGCTGCTGGGCATGGCCGAGGGCCAGGCTGAGGCGGTCCGGGAGACCGTGGGTGGCCTGCTGCTCTACGTGCCGGTCGTGCACCCCAAGGACTTCGACGTCGCGATCGCCTACCTCGTGCGTCGCCTCGAGGAGGGCGCCAGCACCGAGAACTTCATGTCGGCGGTCTTCGACCTCAACTCATCCGAGGCGCTCTACAAGCGCGAGAAGGAGCGGTTCGTACGCTCCCTCGCGGCAGTCGACGACTCCGTTCCCCCGCCCAACCGGACCCAGGACCGGCGCGAGCCGGTGGCAGACGCGCCGGTGGCCCGGCCTTTCGAGAACACCCCGGACACCGACCCGCACCTGCCCGGCAACCGGGAGTGGGGCAAGGCGATCATCGCCCGGGTGGGCTCCTCGACGCTGGGTGACCAGCTCGTCGCCGACCACACCGTGACCTCGGTCGAGGCCGTGGAGTCGGTGCTCGAAGGTGCCGTCGGCGCCCAGGCCGACTGGGGCCGCAAGTCCGGTGCCGAGCGTGCCGCGGTGCTGCGGGCCGCAGCCGTCGAGGTCGAGCGACGCCGCGCCGAGTGGCTCGAGGTCGCTGCGTCGGAGTGTGGCAAGACGCTCGACCAGGGCGACCCCGAGGTCTCCGAGGCGATCGACTTCCTCAACTACTACGCGAGCCTGGCCGAGGAGCTCGACCTCGTGGACGGCGCGCGTCAGGTGCCCGTACGCCTCACCCTGGTCACCCCGCCGTGGAACTTCCCGCTCGCCATCCCGACCGGTGGTGTCGCGGCGGCGCTCGCGGCAGGATCGGCCGTCGTGATCAAGCCGGCCCCGCAGGCACAGCGCTGTGGCTCGGTGCTGGTCGAGACGCTGTGGGCCGCCGGGGTGCCGAAGGAGGTGCTGCGGCTGGTGCACGTGCCGGAGAACGAGGTCGGTCGCGCGCTGATCGCCTCGCCGCTGGTCGACCGTCTCATCCTCACCGGTGCGTTCGACACCGCCGAGCTCTTCCGCTCGTTCCGCTCGGACCTGCCGATGCTGGCCGAGACCTCTGGCAAGAACTCGCTGGTGGTCACGCCGGACGCCGACCTCGACCTCGCCGTCAAGGACCTCGTCTACTCGGCCTTCGGTCACGCCGGACAGAAGTGCTCGGCGGCGTCGCTGGGCATCCTGGTCGGCTCGGTCGCGACCTCGCGCCGCTTCCGCGACCAGCTCATCGACGCGGTGACCTCGCTTCGCGTTGGTTACCCGACCGACCCGACGGTGCAGGTGGGCCCGGTCATCGAGCCCGCCTCCGGCAAGCTGCTCAAGGCTCTGACGACGCTCGCCCCGGGTGAGTCCTGGCTGGTGAAGCCGCGCCAGCTCGACGACACCGGCCGGCTCTGGTCGCCGGGCGTGAAGACGGGTGTGAAGCGTGGCTCCGAGTTCCACCTGACCGAGTACTTCGGTCCCGTCCTCGGCCTGATCTCGGCCTCCTCGCTCGACGAGGCGATCGAGATCCAGAACCAGGTCGACTACGGGCTCACGGCGGGCATCCACAGTCTCGACCGGGCCGAGATCTCGCAGTGGCTCTCGTCGGTGGAAGCGGGCAACGTCTACGTCAACCGCGGCATCACCGGTGCGATCGTGCGCCGCCAGCCGTTCGGTGGCTGGAAGAAGTCGGCGGTCGGTGCCGGGACCAAGGCTGGCGGCCCCAACTACCTCGTCGGCCTCAGCGACTGGGTCTCCGCCCCGGCCACCGAGCTTGCGACGCCGTCCCCTGCCGTCCGGTCGCTCGTCGACTGGGCCGACCGGCTGCAGCTGGACGAGATCGAGATGCTCAAGCGTGGGGCCGGCTCGGACGCGGTCGCCTGGGAGCGCGAGTTCGGTGCTGCCCGGGACGTCTCGCGGCTGACCGCGGAGGTCAACGTGCTGCGCTACTCGCCGGTGCCGGTCACCATCCGCTACGAGGGTGGGCCGGTCGCTCACCTGCTGCGGGTCCTCGCCGCCGGTGTCGCCGCTGGCGCTCCGGTGACGGTCTCCGTCGCCGAGGCGCTCGACGACGAGACCGCCTCGCTGGTGCGCGCCACCGGTGTGACCTATGTCGTCGAGGACATGGCTGCGTGGGCGTCGATCCTCTCCGGTCCGTATGCGCCCAGCCGCGTACGTCTCCTGGGTGGGTCGCGGGAGGTCTTCGCCGAGGCGAGCCAGGGCCGGGTCGACATCGCCCTCTACGCCCAGCCCGTCGTCGAGGCCGGCCGGGTCGAGCTGCTCACCTTCCTGCACGAGCAGGCCGTCTCGGTCACCGCCCACCGCTTCGGCTCCCCGACGCCGCTGGTGGACAACCTCTTCTGA